attattttgaggatgttttgtctTTGGTGGATTAGAGCTCTGACATTTGTGATGAGATTTTAGATtgctagtttcttttatttaatattttaatggattattcaaattaaatagaCTTGTATTGCTTATGATTTTTGGGCCGTTACAAACCCACAACATTCCTTCagttcttcttcattctttcatCCTATTTCTAACCAACACTATCGTCTTTCGCGCTCTTCATTTAATATACTGAATTATGCTTCTCAATTGTCAAGCGTTTTCTTGTCAAAATTGGTAAGCCtatgaataaatttatatactattttctCAATTGAATTATATTGTGTATCGTACTTTATcaactacatatatatatatatatatatatatatatattatgaatcgATAACTTTATGACCTTCTGTGATACTTGAACTATATGAAAGGTGTTGTAGAAAATTTGGTTTTCTACGATCTTTCACATAAATCAGACCCTTTCTCAAATCTATGAGATAAAGcgggaaaaattgaaaatcacatTAAGTTTGTGAATTTAAGCGAATTTTGGTGACCATACGGTGTGAATGGCAGATAACCCATAATTTCAGAAGAATGCATTGCCTAATAAATCCACAAACAACTCGAAGGTGGTATTGAATTTTCGAGCACTATTTGGTGAATATGGAGATCTGATTATGGTATTTTGACAATGGTGGTGATGTATCTTCAtgttcttcttcacttttttttttctttttttaacatggAAATAAGCTTGTAATGGTGTGTGATGCGTCTTATGAtggtatttgaaaaaaaaattgaggtggcaatattttattgaatttaaacttACTGAGTATATAGGCGATCTCATGTGCAATTCAATAATATGGGTAAAAATTAGTTCACAGATCTTATTGTACACACTCATACACACATTCAAACTGCACATAAATTGTGACTTAAAGTCACAATTCCAAGTTGGAAATTGTAACTTCAAGTCATGATTTATCCCAATTTTTGACTGCTCAGTTCATCTAGATGGATATACTGATTTCATAGTTAAGTCACATTCTCTTCAAGAGCAACTTtagtacaaaaatgaaaataaaatcactCAGTACAAGGCCAACTTAGCTCTTGCATGGCCTCGGTTGATTTGAAATTGTTCTGTAATGCCAAGATGTGCCATAAGAAGCCATACATGAGTGAGGAGCTCTCCGCCTTCCGTGAGCTGTTGAGCATGATAATATCCCCTGCAATGACTAGCAGCATAACCTAGGATCTCAATCCACACGTCACAGACAAACTCCCAAACAAACTCCCAATTTTTCTCTTCACCCATTTCCTGCAATTGTTTTGCAAGTTTATTTGCATTAAATAGCACAGATTTGCTCCTGTCTCCTTTTACCTTAATCGGTTCAACATCAGTATTCACTTCAAGCAacattttgcaaaatttcactttattttttgatagacCTTTTTCCTGGAAAAAATGCTTGGCCTCCTCACAAGTGTCTTGAAACCTGATCATCCCAATCCCAATTGGCAACAGGAAAGGACACATGACTAAGAGATACAACATGTAGTCTGATAGGTTCTTGCTCCATTTATGACTTGACTTTTCAGCAGCCAAGTTTTCACCACCACCTGAGTGATAGCAAAGATCTGTAGCAATGTGCCAGATAAGAATGCATTGGTCGAACTCTACCTCAGTGGTCcaattgaaagagagagaacgtTCATATTTTTCagcataatttttaaaaacaagaTTGCCTCTGGCACTACATAAAGATGTAGTATTGTTGTCATCTGGTTTCTTTGTGCTTGTGGCGACCTCTGATTTCTTCAGAAAATGCTGGAAGATCCAACCTTTCAATTTGGGGGAGGTTTCGCAACGGTATGTATACCAGCTTTTCTCAAATGTTTTATAATAGATAGGCGAATGTCTCACAATCTTTTGAAAAAGTTCAGGTTTATCATCCAAACAAGGCACGGGCTTATCTTTAAGGGAAAAGCTTAGCAAATTGAACTGAGGTATGGAATTTGACCACCTCTTTTTGttagaaggaaaaagaaaagatactaCTTCAGAAATAACATGTCGAAAACAAGGAATCATCAATCGAGAAACCTTAGATTGAAAACAAGAGATTAAAGAAGAAACCTTAGATTTAAAACAAGAGATTAAAGGAGAAATCTTAGATTGAAACCAAGAGATTAAAGGAGAAACCTTAGATTTAAAACAAGAGATTAAAGGAGAAACCTTAGATTGAAAACAAGAGACCAACGGAGAAACAATAGGTTCAAAACAAGAGATTGGTCGAGAAATCATGGATTGAAAACAcctttttatttgagaaaattgagGTTCATGCTCACTCAACCATAGCTTTGTCCAATCGGAGGACAGTAGCAAAATGACAGCATAGAATTCTAGAAGAATAGCTCCAACCAGCAAAATATAAGTAATGATGAGATCAACCTGCGGGTGATTGTGCTTCTCAATAATCAGGAAGAACACGAACACTATAATAGTGAAAGAGGAAGTGATGAAGCGGAAAATGCATCCCAAAAAAGTGGATATTATAGGTGCCTTTGTATAGAAAACATCATATGCAAATCCAAGCTCGATTTCAACAACCTCAAAAGCAGTTTCTGATGAAGTGAGATTTTGGAAGTAGGACCGGCTCTTATCTCGGTCATGGAAGCTAAGAATAAGATCTACAAAGAGCCGTTTAAAAGTGTTGAAGAAGCTGTACGCAACAGGCAATGTCCGTTTACTAGCGTCACCGTTGTTATTGCCATTGCCAGCAGCATAGGATTGGTCAGCAGCCTCAATCACTTCAATAGCCAACACACTAAACCCCTCGGCCTTTTTCAAACTGAACTCCTCCATGAATTTGGCATAGTTGGGGCCAGGATCAGGACGGTAGAGCAATGAATCAAGAAACTGCTCACGATTTGCAGACCTCAGGGATAATGTCCTTTCAACATACTTTATTAGGCCAGCAAAAAGCATGGGAATGGTCAGGTATGAGAGCCAAGTTCCACTCCAGGCCGTGACAGTGATATAAATTGCCACTATAGTTTGGACAAGAAGTCCAAGCAAGTGCCTTATCCACAACTCATTGTCTGCTAAAGCATAAGCAGTAATTGTGTCTGGACCGCCAAGATGCAACAACAAGAATGGTGCCCAAAATGCCCTGAGCTCATCATTGATACTCTTAGTATTGCTACTGCTAGCAATAGCACAAGTGCAGGAATTTCTTTGGTTCTTGGAAAGGACACCTAGTGCAACAGTTGCCACCCAGTCTGCTGTTAGATATGCAGACCAGAGAGACAATCTGAGCAAAGTGTTTGGATTATACTTTCTGCGATTGCCTAGAACAATCAGTGATATTTGCAAGGTGAGGCTGATCAGGACCAATATTCGTAGCTCCCAAAGGTCCCATATTTTCCTTGCCTCTTCTGGGAACACCTGGCCGAGCTTCCTCTTCTCCACAAAAAGCCAACCGCTCAAAACTGAAagcaaaagaacaaaccttTAAGCTTTAACACTTGTACAAGAAttctatatttataataaaaataactgCTAATGGCTTGAAGTAGAAGTTCCATTGCGTTTTATATGGgtaatattgaaattttgcgCTTTATGTTGCTTGAGAATTAAGCTGGTGACTTACTTGTAAGTAGCATTCTGATTCAGCTTCTGTGATCTCTGAACTGCATTTCTTGGTAATAGAATTCTGTGAGAAATAGAGCTGAGCATGCAAACATTGAAATGTGAATGTGAATTCTTTCACATTCTGAGTGTTTGACCGGAtcaaaaggaaataaaagaaagacTTGCTGGTCGCTACCCACTTGACCTAACCTTGTACCGTTTGGTATGTATGTTGTCAGCGTTCGCTGTGTAATAGTGTGAACATAATTAACCTATCCTGGACtaaaaagttttctttgttattctttaaaaaaataaaaaataaaacactgcGTTCTTTAAACTCATTAGTTGACTTTTTAATTACGTTAGTAAATTTTAagctttaaaaagaaaattttgatagttACAACTCTAGATGTCatgaaaatattagaaaatgtcaattaattgagttacaaaactcttgacaaatatttatttatttattttaacaggTAAATAGCGGGAGTTGGATGAAGTAGGTTTTAAACCGCAGACATAAAACAAAGATTTACCATCAAGCTTAGTGTTGTCAAGCATCCTCTTCTTCTACTACTTCTACTTCACTTTTATTCTCTCTATGTATTAGTTTACTTTCATCACTTTAAACTTTGTATgtgatttattttcatgttttattatttgagAAAGTTTAGggacacaacaaaatgtcacaatacttttattttcatttatagtGGGTCTcggtcaattttattttgacctatgtGATGAAGAATAGACAATATAGGCTTTCCTAGAGTAACGAGAGTGTTAGAAATCACAGCGCAAGTTCAATACGTACTAGTAGAACTCATTGGAGTGATAATGTCAGAATTGCATAAAATTCAGATGGCTGAAAGGAAACAGTCTTTTGATCAAGACTTGTGATTTTGGCAAATTCCTCTATTAAGGCTTTGGAAAcaatgatttttcctttttgagtaatatttgttttctttaataacttttaatttaaaagttaaaataaggTCTCGCCTGTTTTGGAACATCTCTTAGAGattgtgttttcaatttccgCAATTATCTCAATTTTACCTTTGTggtaaaaattactattttactACCTAATTACATGATTAGCACAAATTAGGGTTTTCTGTGCATTTATATAGTTGCcctatgttttctttttactatttaaacgtAGCCTCCAAGACaattcaattattaaattattaaaaattcgAACTTTTGCCTATTGTTTCTCCCTGGTAGATTTCAAGAACTTATCACCTTGTGGATTTAAAAAAGCCCTCATTTATTTGAGGTTTTCAATTGGGAGCTTACATGTCTAGTTTCATTTCCTTCAAAAAGTAacgtgtttatttttttttagtttctccaACATCACTATGAGAGATTGAGACCTTAGATGCTGCGGagcaacttttattattttcattcaatcAAGTTCGATTATGTATTTAGTTATGGTTAATTTATTTAAGCTTGACCACAATTAATCCCGTTCTCATCATCACGTCTTAGTTTAAGTCCTCCTAATTGAGATATTAtcgaattttttttactctcgaATGCctaaaaatcaaagaatatgCTAACCAGCGAACTTGAGTCAAACTCGTAGACTCGAATCAAAATTATTCCATGGAACAAAGAGTCTGATACCCCAAAATTATTCCATGTTGGGGTAtcagactctttttttttttttttttttataagaaaaaaaaaaaaaaaaaaaagagtctgaTACCCCAACATGTGCATTAATTAGTGTaccctttttcttgtttttgagaatCACAATAATTAGTGTACTAATTTGCTTATATATtgctattttaattttaatatcatatttttcatcGTTTTGTTTTTTAGTAGTATATTTTTCAACGTTTGGTTCTTGATGATGCATTGGGAGTTGCAACGACGCGTTTTCATCTTAttccaaattttgtttttttttttttttttttttgatcggtccaaattttgatatttgattaCTGCAAGTAGTTGAGATTGTTAAATGGCacttatttctcaaaaaaaaaaaaaataataaataagccCACCTACTAGACTATAAAGAATGACTGAGAAGAGAGTCAATCTCTGATTCTCTGTTACAAAGTTACCTCAGTTTTTAGAGGACTTTTTTTTATCAGGTGATGCTCATACTATGATTTGTCAtatgttattttaaatatttaaaaaataatctaattGCAAATGCTTAAAATGAAGCACTTTTCCACATTATCACTTCCATTGATATTTTGGTAATAACAAAACAACCATCATAGTTTCACAAATGAAATGATGAtctaaatatgtttgtttatttgcttttaGTCATACATAATAGAATGACATGAGTGATAAGAAGATAACAAAAATGTTGCTTCATGCTGCACAAATGttcaaaatttcttttgatttgcTGTAACAAAAGGCTTGTGGTACTCCATTTTCTAAATATGGTTACCCAATCATACAAATTTACCTTTAATCATGTTTATATATACTTcataaagaaattcaaaattcatgctgcaaataaaataaatttaaaattaacgCATTTATGAAgttctatcaattttttttagtagttcAGTAAATTGAGAAAGAGAATTTGAACTATAATGTCTCATTGAAAATACCAAACAGTGTGACAACTATAGACCTAATAGATATAGTCATCTCACTTAGATTTAGCTCCTCCATGATGGgttttttcatgtatttttaaGACCAATACCAATAAATGCAAACACCCAAAATCATCTGCCCCAGGAGGGGTGGTCCAGCGGTGTGGGATCCCGCGTGCATGCTCATGGTCCCATGTTTGAGTCGTGACGGGTACCATGTGGGGGGGATTTATGGCATGCATTGCGCCCCACACTCTGACTCTCTTGGGGTGCTAGGGTGAGGTCTGTGGCGTCCCGATCACAGTAGCTATGACTCAATCCAACATTCCCTAATGGGAGGTGCCCCTATTAGGTTACGCCTTGGGAGTAAGTTACATATCATCTCAGTTTATGCCTTTCTGGACACAGTCGATCATCAATCAAGCCATGCCTGAACAAAGTCCCGATTGACCGAGTTTCGAGAATCTGAATCTCAATTAGGCCCATTAAGTCGGCTCATGACTCGAGACTTCAAGCGCTACTTGCAAAAGTATTAGAGGTAGAGTTTAgtcaattttaagaaaaaaagaatagtgtTAAACCTTTCACAACTGACCGGTTCTCAAACAAACGAAGCACCATTGGTTTGGCAGGGATaaggagaaaaaggaagagaaaagtCAATGGATGTTGAAGCAGTTGTTTCTATAGTGATACGGAAACTCACAGACCTGCTCATTCAAGAACCAATCATCTTCAACGAGGCAATAGATGAGATAGAGCTAGTCAGAATCAGCTTAAGACAGATGCAGAGCTTCCTAATAGATgcagaagataaaaaagaacaCGACGAAGGTGTTAAGAAGTGGGTGGATCAATTTCTTGCTGTTGTTTATGAAGTGGAGGATGCCATTGAAACGTTTGTCCTGCGGAAAATGTATGCAAGGACAATGGGTTACTTTTTCATCCCCAAGAATTTGAAGGCTGATTCAGACCTTTGCAAAAAGATAGAGGGGATCAAGGACAAGATAAAAAACCTTGTCAAAAGCAAGACGGAAATGGACCAAGGCGAGCCTCTCAGGATTCGGCAATTAACTTTGCACAGATCAAGGTCAAGCTATCAAGATGAAGGGCTAACACTGAATCAGCAAAGCAATGATTCTAGCTATTCTGTGGATGAAGAAACAGACTTCATTGGCTTCAAAAAAGACAAAAGCAAACTGGTGACCATGCTAACTGGCAGTGGCCGGGAATCCGGGGATTACCAAAAGCTTCCGCCCATTTCAGGTGTAGGCAAGCATGGCTCTGGCAAGACTACCCTTTCAAAGGCAAATGAGGTTAAAAGTCGTTTTGATTTTCGAGTCATTTCAGTTGTAGGCAAGCATGGCTCTGGCAAGACTACCCTTGCAAAGGCAATTTATAACAGTCCTGAGGTTAAAAGTCATTTTGATTGTTGGGCATGGGTTCTTGCCTCTGGGAACCTTACAGATGTGCTGCTGAGCACATTGGAACAGATTGTCAGTTCAATTGTTGATAAGAAATCTACGAAAGAGGAATTGATACAGAAGATCCATATGATTTTGAAGGAGAAACGGTACCTAGTTGTGTTGGACGATTTGCAGACACCTGATGTATGGAAAAAACTTCTTGACGCCTTTCCAGACACAAAAAATGGTAGTAGAGTCATGTTGACTACTAGCAATTATCGCGTTGCTTTAAGAGCAGATACAAGAGGAGAGCCTCATCAGCTGAACCCGCTAAATGACGAAGACACCTGggaattattcttaaaaaaggTATGCTTACCAGACAACTTTCAGTTCTCTGAGTCAGATATGTTCAagctgaaaagaaaaattaaaagaagatgTAAGGGTTTACCTCTGGCAGTCACGGTGCTTGGAGGTTTGCTGTCGACAAAGGAAGTGAGCTACGAAGTATGGTTGAAAGTTATTGAGCACCCAAGTTGGCAGCTGGACAGCAAGCAAGTCCAATTCTCAAATATTTTGGCCCTGAGTTACAATGATCTACCCTTCCACTTGAGGCCTTGCTTCCTCTATTTACGGCTTTTCCCAAAAGATTATGATATTCCTGTGAGAAGGTTGCTGCGTTTATGGCTTGCAGAGGGATTTGTGAAGCAAACACCTGGGATGACTCCTGAGGATACAGTGGAAATATACTTGGAAGAACTTGTGAAAAGAAGCATGATTCAAATATCCAAACGGAGAAAAGATGGGAGTCCCAAAACATGCTGTATGCTTGGTGTGTTACATAATGACAGTAATTTCTTGTCCAAAGCTCAGGAGATTGGCCTTTTCCACATCTATCAATTGCCAGAAATGGGAACTCCTAAGCATCGTGTTCGCCGGTTTGCTGATTATGTTGACACAAAAGAGTATCCCTTGCGCATTCAACATCTGCGCTCATACTTGTCCTTTTACATTCAAAAGAACGATATGCCTGCAACAGAAATTGATAGCTTTCTCAGCCAAGTCATTGGTCAAGGATTTGGATTGCTGAGGGTGCTTGATTTAGAACGTGTCTACAAGCCTAAATTGCCTAACAATATGGGGAAACTATTTCTCTTGTTGAGGTATTTGGGTTTAAGATGGACTTTTTTGGATAGCCTTCCCCACTCTGTTGGTGAGCTACCTTACCTTGAGACTTTGGATGTGAAGCACACCTATATCAGCTCTCTACCAAGTTCTATTTGGAAGATGAAACACTTGAGGCATCTGTGTCTTAATGAAATACGCCTTGACATGTATTCACAAAAACATGGCAGCTTTCTTACTCATCTCCAGACATTGTGGGGATTGTTTGTTGACAAGAAGACTCCAGTGAAGGATGGTTTGTATAGGTTAATTAATCTCAGGAAGTTGGGTTTGACATGTCATTTAGATGCCTTTCAAGAATTAGATGAGTGGATTGCAAGACTCGCAAGTCTTCAATCTCTCAAGATAAGATCCAAGAATCAAAATGGTCAACCTTGGAAGCTCAACTTGAAGCCTCTGTCAAGCCTTGAGAATCTCACCCACCTGTATTTGCTTGGAAGCTTACCGGAGCTACATGATAGGTATGAATTCCCTCCTAAAGTCACAGTTCTTACTCTGTCAGTCTCAAAGCTGGAGAAAGACCCCATGCCAATCCTTGCGCAGCTGCCAAGCCTTTCTGTCCTCAGGCTATTGGCTGATTCCTACACTGGGAAGGAAATGGAATGCCCTCCCGGAGGGTTCAGTATGCTTCGAATTTTGAAGCTTTGGATGCTAAAGGATTTGGAGATATGGAAGGTGGGGGAAGAAGCATTGCCTAATCTTCGAGAATTAGAAATCCGATGTTGTGACAAACTACAAGAGCTACCAGACAAGTTGCTAAGTCTGAGAAACATTGAGAAAATAGTTTTAACGAACATGCCACAGAAGTTTGTAGACAATGTTCAAGCCATCAagcttgagaaaaaattaatCCTCCCTAAAACTCTGCAGTTCTGATCTGAGTGGGATTTTACTGTCAGGACAATTTGAAGCAGGTTTCAATCTATTCTCTAATTTACTAGTGATTCTTgttattttataaatagttCATTTTTTGCTTATAGTGAGCTTTGTTTGGTCACTCATCTGTTTGCTTTCAGGAGATGAATTGCCTCGCATATTTGCTATCTTCTACTCTTTTAACCTCTGAATCCCCTTGGGAGATTTGTGGCTTGTGCTATAAGCTTGGAAGACAACCTGAGTTGAAGGAGCTGCTACCTGAACCACAGTTTGCTAAATGTTATTGCAGTTGTCATTAATGTTGCTATTGTTCTTGTTATTCTTGCTGCTGCTGCATCTGTTATCCTGGTTTTTCATTaagtgtttgtttgatttgtttcgTGTACGGCTGCTTCTTTAGTGCGTTTAgatgagcttattttcataCATTTACTGTACAGTTTATAAAGATGGTACATAAGCTAGTAATGAAAATAAGCACGATATTAagctaaaacaaacaaacctgaATCATATAATACTACTTCCTTGACATTTCACTTTCGGATTAGTTTTTGATAAAATACATTAAATTAACGATGTCTCTAACAAAGAGGTGGAGGGGTGACTAGTCATAATTTAACAATGTAATGTATGTCGCCATATACACATTCCCCCCACTCCCACAAATTCTATCCAAACAAAATGGTTTCATTCTTATCGGAATAGccagaaattttttatttcagttaGTTAACCAATACAAAtcaaccacccccccccccccccccaccccaagaGATGGATAGTCTGTACTGACCGTACAAataatagaatttaattttaagtattaGGTTCAAGAAAAGGGTAGTCTGTGTATCCAACAACAGGATCATGCGTGTAAAAGGTACTTCTGTCATACTTGTTAAGCTTTGCGTTGATCTCAAATCTCTTTGGCAGATCAGGGTTGGCCAAAAACAAACGTCCAAATGCAACTAAATCAGCACTACCGTTAGCAATTACTTCATTTCCTTCTTCCCTATTGTATCCACCTGCAACAATGAATGTCCCATCGAAGGCCTTCCTCATGGGCAACAGACTACGTTTGGTCTTATGCTTCTCAAACTGGGTAATCATCCTTGGCTCAATCATATGACAATAGAGAATTCCACATTTGTTCAGGGACTCAGCCATGTACAGGCCAAGAGCTTCAGGGTCGGAGTCACCACAGTCATTGTAATCAGCAAAAGGAGAGAGCCTAATCCCAACTTTATCGGCTCCAATCTCGTCAGCAACGGCTTTAACTACTTCTAGTGGGAAGCGACAACGATTTTCTAAACTCCCTCCATATTCATCGGTTCTATCATTAACTTGATCCTTCAGGAATTGATCAAGCAAGTAGCCATTGGCTCCATGAATCTCCACTCCATCAAAACCTGTAATTATAACTGTGAACTTTCCTTTCATGAGAATAGATAGAATTAAAGATTATAGAAATTAAGCGTTGCTGTACTTGAGGAAACTTCAGCCCAATAAAAGAGTGGTCAGAAAATCAAAGCAAGCTAGCAGCCTATTTCAATGCAATTGGGTTGATGGTTACACTATGAAGATGATGGTCCACAATATAGGGCCTTTAGTATCAATACACACAATGGAATGTTAACTATGCCAATGGATGTCAAACTACTTTTCTAAATGTATCTAGTGATAAGTTGAACTTCTCAGTTAGGATAAGAATGACCTGCTTCCATAGCATTTTTTGCTGCAATTCTGAAGTCGTTAACAACTTGTGAGATTTCATCAGTTCTTAGGCGTCGAGGAGGTGGGTATTCCGCGGCACTAGTGCCATCAATTTGAACCAGAGCTGTTATTGGCTTGTCCGTGCAAGATATTGGAGGTTGGCCATTGGGTTGATAGGCTGTGGAACATGTGATTAGCACTCTTTtaacctccaaaaaaaaaaaacatttccccacatttttttgtgtttggcatcacaaaaaacattttttcatAGTTAACGAAAAACAAACCCAATAGAGTGGACCACGCATTCCAAAACATTATATACTTAATAAactaccaccaaaaaaaaaaaaaaaactctcccaATAATAATCTCTCCCTTTGCCCCTTCTCAATTTATAGACCAAACATTGACTAATGGTCGACTgataaattttttccaaatgatgTTTCTGTTTTCTAAAACTAGCCATTTTTTCACTTATAGAGTATGTTTGGTATATTATAATAAacgttgtaatgtaatagttatttctaTGATTTAACTATTCAATTGTTTAATTATGTTCTGTTTAGTGTTCATATTGAACTATTGAAGTCATAtaggccaaaaaaaattatagtttcaTATTTGGGATCTATTTTTGTGAAtgaaagaaaatgttttctagttcaaattcaaattcgaAACCAAATAAAGAGTcaattttctataataaaaataataaataaataaaaaagaacattttTCATGGAGACAAGAAGAGTATTAACATGGCACTAAAAATTCTAACCATTAAGAATACAACAAATAgaacaaaagggaaaagaaacgTTACAATAATCAGAAACTCGCCCTGCATGCCAAAGTTGGCAAAAAAATATGCCCCCTTTTTCATGAACAGCACTCACAATCGGTTTCCATGCCTCAACTTGTTCTCTTGTCCAAATGCCAGGAGTATTTGGGCCactttaaaagtaaaaataaaagaagtataGATAAGATGTTTTGTGCCTTACATAAACATAAGGTGGTTGTAATCGGTGCAAATGCATGGGCACAGTGAAAAATAAGAATCAATCTATAGTAGTCAATAATCACTCTAGAAAGCAAAATTTTCACCAAAgagttaaaaatattgtaattaaattattgtagTCATTTTGAATAAGGTATCTCAAATTTATTCTTTAgaatataataactaataggAGAAATGATTTGGCTACTAAATATCAGTAGTCAATTATTTGATGAAATATGCAAATTGCCCATACTAGAACGCTAcattctaataaaataaaaaaaggaagataatctattaatctatatatttatagacTTGATTTTACTTAAAgtagtttttattattgtaatacaatgaatttttttaatatttattacatCTTTTAGTTAATGAAATTTTAGTCATTACTGAAATCTATTTAATTCAAAAGGCATACCTATTTTATTGGAACAAGgtattatcaataaaatttgcATTAAGTTTATGCTCAAgttaacataatttaaaaattttgcgAGAAATTAGATTAGTTTCGGATCAGTTAGAAATAAATTTCAAGAATGGATTTTATATCTAATTAGGAACACTAACACAAAAATCAGATTAGGTTggcatttttgttttgttttttattttaactatttatacccataggAACTCTTGTACCACTTATAAAGTACCATATTCCCAACTGTTTTTCTTAGcctcttaaatatatatatatttgttctttggat
This DNA window, taken from Quercus robur chromosome 2, dhQueRobu3.1, whole genome shotgun sequence, encodes the following:
- the LOC126712588 gene encoding uncharacterized protein LOC126712588, with translation MLLTILSGWLFVEKRKLGQVFPEEARKIWDLWELRILVLISLTLQISLIVLGNRRKYNPNTLLRLSLWSAYLTADWVATVALGVLSKNQRNSCTCAIASSSNTKSINDELRAFWAPFLLLHLGGPDTITAYALADNELWIRHLLGLLVQTIVAIYITVTAWSGTWLSYLTIPMLFAGLIKYVERTLSLRSANREQFLDSLLYRPDPGPNYAKFMEEFSLKKAEGFSVLAIEVIEAADQSYAAGNGNNNGDASKRTLPVAYSFFNTFKRLFVDLILSFHDRDKSRSYFQNLTSSETAFEVVEIELGFAYDVFYTKAPIISTFLGCIFRFITSSFTIIVFVFFLIIEKHNHPQVDLIITYILLVGAILLEFYAVILLLSSDWTKLWLSEHEPQFSQIKRCFQSMISRPISCFEPIVSPLVSCFQSKVSPLISCFKSKVSPLISWFQSKISPLISCFKSKVSSLISCFQSKVSRLMIPCFRHVISEVVSFLFPSNKKRWSNSIPQFNLLSFSLKDKPVPCLDDKPELFQKIVRHSPIYYKTFEKSWYTYRCETSPKLKGWIFQHFLKKSEVATSTKKPDDNNTTSLCSARGNLVFKNYAEKYERSLSFNWTTEVEFDQCILIWHIATDLCYHSGGGENLAAEKSSHKWSKNLSDYMLYLLVMCPFLLPIGIGMIRFQDTCEEAKHFFQEKGLSKNKVKFCKMLLEVNTDVEPIKVKGDRSKSVLFNANKLAKQLQEMGEEKNWEFVWEFVCDVWIEILGYAASHCRGYYHAQQLTEGGELLTHVWLLMAHLGITEQFQINRGHARAKLALY
- the LOC126712590 gene encoding probable disease resistance protein At1g58602 — protein: MDVEAVVSIVIRKLTDLLIQEPIIFNEAIDEIELVRISLRQMQSFLIDAEDKKEHDEGVKKWVDQFLAVVYEVEDAIETFVLRKMYARTMGYFFIPKNLKADSDLCKKIEGIKDKIKNLVKSKTEMDQGEPLRIRQLTLHRSRSSYQDEGLTLNQQSNDSSYSVDEETDFIGFKKDKSKLVTMLTGSGRESGDYQKLPPISGVGKHGSGKTTLSKANEVKSRFDFRVISVVGKHGSGKTTLAKAIYNSPEVKSHFDCWAWVLASGNLTDVLLSTLEQIVSSIVDKKSTKEELIQKIHMILKEKRYLVVLDDLQTPDVWKKLLDAFPDTKNGSRVMLTTSNYRVALRADTRGEPHQLNPLNDEDTWELFLKKVCLPDNFQFSESDMFKLKRKIKRRCKGLPLAVTVLGGLLSTKEVSYEVWLKVIEHPSWQLDSKQVQFSNILALSYNDLPFHLRPCFLYLRLFPKDYDIPVRRLLRLWLAEGFVKQTPGMTPEDTVEIYLEELVKRSMIQISKRRKDGSPKTCCMLGVLHNDSNFLSKAQEIGLFHIYQLPEMGTPKHRVRRFADYVDTKEYPLRIQHLRSYLSFYIQKNDMPATEIDSFLSQVIGQGFGLLRVLDLERVYKPKLPNNMGKLFLLLRYLGLRWTFLDSLPHSVGELPYLETLDVKHTYISSLPSSIWKMKHLRHLCLNEIRLDMYSQKHGSFLTHLQTLWGLFVDKKTPVKDGLYRLINLRKLGLTCHLDAFQELDEWIARLASLQSLKIRSKNQNGQPWKLNLKPLSSLENLTHLYLLGSLPELHDRYEFPPKVTVLTLSVSKLEKDPMPILAQLPSLSVLRLLADSYTGKEMECPPGGFSMLRILKLWMLKDLEIWKVGEEALPNLRELEIRCCDKLQELPDKLLSLRNIEKIVLTNMPQKFVDNVQAIKLEKKLILPKTLQF
- the LOC126712591 gene encoding putative 12-oxophytodienoate reductase 11 isoform X1; amino-acid sequence: MAEKEEIKKSEMEEVTPIPLLTSYKMGNFNLSHRIVLAPLTRSRSYNFVAQSHAVLYYSQRTTKGGFLIGEASGISDTAQGGPNTPGIWTREQVEAWKPIVSAVHEKGGIFFCQLWHAGRVSDYSYQPNGQPPISCTDKPITALVQIDGTSAAEYPPPRRLRTDEISQVVNDFRIAAKNAMEAGFDGVEIHGANGYLLDQFLKDQVNDRTDEYGGSLENRCRFPLEVVKAVADEIGADKVGIRLSPFADYNDCGDSDPEALGLYMAESLNKCGILYCHMIEPRMITQFEKHKTKRSLLPMRKAFDGTFIVAGGYNREEGNEVIANGSADLVAFGRLFLANPDLPKRFEINAKLNKYDRSTFYTHDPVVGYTDYPFLEPNT
- the LOC126712591 gene encoding putative 12-oxophytodienoate reductase 4 isoform X2; protein product: MAEKEEIKKSEMEEVTPIPLLTSYKMGNFNLSHRIVLAPLTRSRSYNFVAQSHAVLYYSQRTTKGGFLIGEASGISDTAQGGPNTPGIWTREQVEAWKPIVSAVHEKGGIFFCQLWHAGRVSDYCFDGVEIHGANGYLLDQFLKDQVNDRTDEYGGSLENRCRFPLEVVKAVADEIGADKVGIRLSPFADYNDCGDSDPEALGLYMAESLNKCGILYCHMIEPRMITQFEKHKTKRSLLPMRKAFDGTFIVAGGYNREEGNEVIANGSADLVAFGRLFLANPDLPKRFEINAKLNKYDRSTFYTHDPVVGYTDYPFLEPNT